From the Patescibacteria group bacterium genome, the window ATTTAATCAGCCCTTTTCTAAACCCGAAGGTCTGGCCAACAGCTTTTACCAAAACTACCTGGCCGGCGGTGGCCTTGGTTGTTTCTGGTGGGCATACTGAACTTTATTTGATGTCGAGCTTAACCAAATATAAACTACTAGGCAAAACTTTAGACGATGCCAGCGGTGAAGCTTTTGATAAAACAGCCAAAATGTTGAATTTAGCTTACCCGGGCGGTCCTAAAGTTTCTAAGCTCGCCCAAACCGGTAATCCGACTACTTATAATTTTCCTCGGCCCATGCTCCAACACGCTGGTTATAATTTTAGTTTTGCTGGATTAAAAACGGCCGTACTTTATTCTTTAAAAAAAATAAAAAAACCTTTAAATCTAAAAACCAAAGCCGATATTTGCTCTTCTTTTGAACAAGCGGTTATTGATGTTTTGGTAAACAAATCCCTCAAAGCCATAAAACAATACTCGGCCCGCAGTTTATTGGTCTCGGGCGGTGTGTCAGCTAATCAGAAATTACGCCAAGCTTTAGCTAATAGCTTACAAAAAAACCAGCTACCGGTTAAACTACTATTACCTGAATTAAATTTTACTGGCGATAACGCTTCTATGATTGCCTTAGCTGGCGCAGTGGCGACTGATTTTAAACCTGCCCAAAAACTAAAAAATAATTGGCAAAAGCTTCAAGCCAACGCTAATTGGGAATTATGGAATTAATTATTATCTGAACTAATTTCACTTAATCTAAATTTAATTAGGATTGACAATAAGTCAACTTATCTTTATAGTGCCGTTTACAAAAAATAAGATCTACCTTAAAAATAATTCACAAAAAATGGCTATTAAATAATCCTGAACCTCAGGTTTAATTTTGCCTAGCCTTGACTTTAAGCAACAATATGCTTCACTTATATAGTCATTTTTAAATTAATCACTAAATAAGGAGTACTTATGTTATCCCACTTCTCTAAACTGCTCAATAAACGCTGGCTGATTATGGCGCTTATTTTAAGCTTTGCTTTTGGCTCTCAAACCCTAGCTTCTTCTGGTGAAGTCCATCAGGTTGGCCTGACTTTCTTGGGTATTGCTATTATTTTAATAGCGGCTAAAATTTCCGGTCTGGTAGAAAAAATCGGCCAACCAGCTGTTTTAGGTGAGTTGGTTATTGGTGTTATTTTAGGTAATCTAATTTTAGTAGGCTTGCATTGGCTAGAACCAATTAAACAAGATCCTATCATCGCTTTTTTAGCTGAATTAGGCGTAGTTATATTACTGTTGCAGATAGGTTTAGAAAGTAATATACAAAAAATGCGCGAGGTTGGCTTAAAAGCTTTTTTGGTGGCCATAATCGGAGTAGTTGTGCCTTTTGTTTTAGGTACTTATTTAGTGGGACCTTGGATCTTACCCGGTCTTAGCACTAATGCTTATCTTTTCTTAGGTGCCACCCTAACCGCCACTTCCGTCGGTATAACAGCCCGAGTCTTTAAAGATTTGGGGGCTCTTAAAACCGCTGAAGCTCAAATTGTTCTGGGCGCGGCCGTAATTGATGATGTTTTAGGTTTAATTATTTTGGCTGTCGTATCAGCTATTGTTACTTTAGGCGCCGTTAGTTTGGGTACCATTACCTGGATAACAGCTAAAGCTGTACTGTTCCTAGTGGGCGCTATTGTCATTGGTCAATTGCTGGCACCGGCTTTGGGAAAATTGTTTTCCAAAATTAATACCGGCCACGGTACAAAATTTACCTTAGTCATTGCTTTTGGTTTAATCTTTGCTTATTTGGCACAAGTTATTGGCTTGGCACCAATTGTCGGCGCTTTTGCTGCTGGACTAGTGCTGGATCCTGTTCACTTCAAATATTTTAAAGACCACAAGGTAGTAGATGACGTTAAAGAACAAATTAATACCCTAGACGACAACTCCAAGAATAAAATATTGTCGGCCTTAGAACACCATTCCCATAGGCATATTGAAGACTTAATTGAGCCCTTAGCTTTCTTTTTAGTGCCAATTTTCTTTGTGGTAACTGGTATGCAAGTAAAACTAGAAACCCTGTTCAATCTGCCTGTCCTCTTAATAGCTTTGGTTATTACCATTGTCGCTTTTATTGGTAAGTTGGTATCGGCCCTACCCGCTGGCAAAGTTAATAAATGGATTATCGGTTGGGGTATGGTACCTAGAGGCGAAGTCGGCTTAATATTTGCCACCATTGGTAAAACATTAGGCGTAGTTAATGATGAAATTTTCTCGATTATAGTTATTATGGTTATTTTAACCACTCTCTTAACTCCGCCAATTCTAACCTACGTACTTAAAAAAAATACTCTCAAACAAACGGAACTACCTGCCTAAAATTAATAAACAATTCTTCAAAACTCCTCTTTAAATTAAAGAGGAGTTTTTTTATTCTATATCTCTTAATTCCCTGGCTAAACTATCGTCAGCCAGAACAGTAAAAAACAAAAAGACTGATTATTTAAATTTATATAATCACCAAATTAAATTTAATCTATATAGAACTACCAATCATTTATCTC encodes:
- the tsaD gene encoding tRNA (adenosine(37)-N6)-threonylcarbamoyltransferase complex transferase subunit TsaD, with translation MIVLGLETSCDETSWALLKVTKKKLEQLSLTISSQTKLHARWGGVVPELAARRHNQTILPLLQTTLQQAGLKPQQINLVAVTQGPGLITALTVGTQTAKALSFVWQKPLLGINHIAGHLISPFLNPKVWPTAFTKTTWPAVALVVSGGHTELYLMSSLTKYKLLGKTLDDASGEAFDKTAKMLNLAYPGGPKVSKLAQTGNPTTYNFPRPMLQHAGYNFSFAGLKTAVLYSLKKIKKPLNLKTKADICSSFEQAVIDVLVNKSLKAIKQYSARSLLVSGGVSANQKLRQALANSLQKNQLPVKLLLPELNFTGDNASMIALAGAVATDFKPAQKLKNNWQKLQANANWELWN
- a CDS encoding cation:proton antiporter, coding for MLSHFSKLLNKRWLIMALILSFAFGSQTLASSGEVHQVGLTFLGIAIILIAAKISGLVEKIGQPAVLGELVIGVILGNLILVGLHWLEPIKQDPIIAFLAELGVVILLLQIGLESNIQKMREVGLKAFLVAIIGVVVPFVLGTYLVGPWILPGLSTNAYLFLGATLTATSVGITARVFKDLGALKTAEAQIVLGAAVIDDVLGLIILAVVSAIVTLGAVSLGTITWITAKAVLFLVGAIVIGQLLAPALGKLFSKINTGHGTKFTLVIAFGLIFAYLAQVIGLAPIVGAFAAGLVLDPVHFKYFKDHKVVDDVKEQINTLDDNSKNKILSALEHHSHRHIEDLIEPLAFFLVPIFFVVTGMQVKLETLFNLPVLLIALVITIVAFIGKLVSALPAGKVNKWIIGWGMVPRGEVGLIFATIGKTLGVVNDEIFSIIVIMVILTTLLTPPILTYVLKKNTLKQTELPA